The following are from one region of the Silene latifolia isolate original U9 population chromosome 9, ASM4854445v1, whole genome shotgun sequence genome:
- the LOC141600660 gene encoding uncharacterized protein LOC141600660, which translates to MNQHLPDKIQFLDENGNVVVVHVHYEWRPVSCEGCKGFGHVKQQCRKAKPKVQPKGKPNPSPEKQKRQVWKPVQKQVDPPRAKRSIVFSPEGFPPLVRPNVYTPAMHIMKINKQGGITEILAYGRKGPLSFLDALNGTTPRGSDAEWNLLNKSTSLCEGWSITTNSSWHKGGRIWILWKPELFIVNVLAYNAQYIHMRVTSRTDDHSFLLTMIYAHNDLYERIDLWSFLKHTALNCNEPWLWAGDFNTVLSPMERLGGHTYEAEMQHFQECVSLCCVEDLQATGAMFTWSNKQNPVDRVYSRLDRVMGNHEWMMEYGDYLAHFHPEGVFDYCPCTIDYQGTKMFSVIKKLKALKPGLKALNKECFSDIENSTALTAALLEKIQKELVDHPGDMEMMQQEMMVDHELRDLMTARDSFLIQRAKIQWSIEGDLNTTYFHNSIKKRMMQNKVLSIEDKDGRICTEGSQIQQAFLDYYLDLLGSQKSTIPVNERVVRQGFGCSPVHWEMLSKAVTTEEVKLHLFSIPKDKSPGPDGFTSQFYRDAWNIVGKEVCDAVKGFFASGKMLTQINATMITLIPKNDKPTSVKHFRPITCCNVIYKTISKILCARLAGFLPDIISRNQGAFIHGRSILENILICQDLMLAALNFPDNFKHLVMTCVRTPHFSLQLNGSHFGYFAGKRGLRQGDPISPLLFTICMEYLSRMICYFFVEGMLDLSFILLLRAFSTFYASSGLVVNEAKSEVVFAGVPVELRHEILQILGFQEGCLPFKYIGIPIQPGRLTKQDCNILVERIVNRIRGIGARKLSYSRRLVLINSILNTLHNYWASIFLIPKMIIRRIVAICRNYLWDGGTEYQRAPFVSWSTVCCSKKSGGLGVKDAECWNIATVGKLVNWIYTKADRLWVQWGQHPPVSWYSDVWDRWNIPKHAFIAWLIYHKALNTREKLHAHGISDSKDCVLCEEGIETHAHLFEDCLYSKCIMGQIENWLQLNLVPARRCSKLQQQVCRMAKLACWYTIWMERNNCRLNMQLTLPRNIVRDLKRLIHARISQLLPRFVTSQDQLWLSSLDILT; encoded by the exons ATGAACCAACACCTACCAGACAAAATCCAATTCCTGGATGAAAATGGTAATGTTGTGGTTGTTCATGTGCATTATGAGTGGAGACCTGTTTCTTGTGAGGGTTGTAAAGGATTTGGCCATGTCAAACAGCAGTGTCGAAAGGCTAAGCCAAAGGTTCAACCAAAGGGAAAACCAAATCCTTCTCCAGAGAAACAAAAGAGGCAAGTTTGGAAGCCAGTGCAAAAACAGGTGGATCCCCCTAGAGCTAAACGTTCAATTGTTTTCTCTCCTGAGGGATTCCCTCCCCTGGTACGACCTAATGTTTATACTCCTGCTATGCATATCATGAAAATCAATAAGCAGGGTGGTATTACTGAAATTCTAGCTTATGGCAGGAAAGGCCCTCTTTCTTTCTTAGATGCTTTAAATGGCACTACTCCTAGGGGGAGTGATGCAGAGTG GAATCTTCTGAATAAGAGTACTTCTCTCTGTGAAGGATGGAGTATTACTACTAATAGTAGTTGGCATAAGGGAGGTCGTATTTGGATTTTGTGGAAACCTGAGCTATTCATAGTTAATGTCCTTGCTTATAATGCTCAATATATTCATATGAGAGTGACTTCAAGGACTGATGATCATAGCTTCCTTCTCACTATGATATATGCTCATAATGATTTATATGAGAGAATTGATCTTTGGTCTTTCCTGAAGCATACTGCATTGAATTGTAATGAACCTTGGCTCTGGGCTGGGGATTTTAACACTGTGTTGAGTCCAATGGAGAGACTTGGGGGGCATACTTATGAAGCTGAAATGCAACATTTCCAGGAATGTGTTTCTCTGTGCTGTGTTGAGGATCTGCAGGCTACTGGGGCTATGTTTACTTGGTCTAACAAGCAGAACCCTGTGGATAGAGTTTATAGTAGGCTTGATAGGGTGATGGGTAATCATGAATGGATGATGGAATATGGTGATTACCTTGCTCATTTCCATCCTGAAGGTGTGTTTGACTACTGTCCTTGCACAATT GATTACCAGGGGACTAAAATGTTCTCTGTCATTAAAAAATTGAAAGCACTGAAGCCTGGTTTAAAAGCTCTGAATAAAGAATGTTTCTCTGATATTGAGAATAGCACAGCTCTCACTGCCGCTCTTTTAGAGAAAATTCAGAAGGAGTTGGTGGACCATCCTGGTGATATGGAGATGATGCAACAAGAGATGATGGTGGATCATGAGTTGAGGGACCTGATGacagctagggatagctttctgATTCAGAGAGCTAAAATTCAATGGTCTATTGAGGGTGACTTGAATACGACTTATTTTCACAATTCAATCAAAAAAAGAATGATGCAAAACAAAGTTCTTAGTATTGAGGATAAAGATGGTAGGATCTGTACTGAGGGCTCTCAAATTCAGCAGGCTTTCTTGGATTATTACTTGGACCTCTTGGGATCTCAGAAGAGTACTATCCCTGTTAATGAAAGGGTAGTCAGACAAGGGTTTGGCTGCAGTCCTGTTCATTGGGAGATGCTGAGTAAAGCTGTCACTACAGAGGAAGTTAAATTACATTTATTCAGCATCCCTAAGGATAAATCCCCTGGACCTGATGGCTTTACTAGCCAATTTTATAGGGATGCCTGGAACATTGTTGGCAAGGAGGTTTGTGATGCTGTTAAAGGCTTCTTTGCTAGTGGTAAGATGCTCACTCAGATCAATGCTACTATGATTACTCTTATACCTAAGAATGACAAACCAACTAGTGTCAAACACTTTCGACCTATTACTTGTTGTAATGTCATTTATAAGACTATTTCAAAAATTCTATGTGCTAGATTGGCTGGGTTCCTTCCTGACATAATAAGTAGGAATCAGGGTGCTTTTATTCATGGAAGAAGTATTTTGGAAAATATCCTTATTTGCCAAGATCTG ATGCTGGCAGCATTGAACTTTCCTGATAATTTTAAGCATCTGGTTATGACTTGTGTGAGGACTCCTCACTTTTCCCTTCAACTGAATGGTTCACATTTTGGATATTTTGCTGGAAAGAGAGGTTTAAGGCAAGGGGACCCTATTTCTCCTTTGCTCTTTACAATTTGTATGGAGTACTTATCAAGG ATGATTTGTTACTTTTTTGTAGAGGGGATGCTAGAtctatcattcattttgttgctTAGAGCTTTCTCTACTTTTTATGCTTCTTCTGGACTGGTGGTGAATGAGGCTAAGTCTGAAGTAGTCTTTGCTGGAGTTCCTGTTGAACTGAGACATGAAATTTTGCAAATCTTAGGATTCCAAGAAGGCTGCTTACCTTTTAAATACATAGGCATACCTATCCAACCTGGTAGGCTCACAAAGCAGGACTGTAACATCTTGGTGGAAAGGATTGTCAACAGGATAAGAGGGATTGGGGCTAGGAAGCTTAGCTACTCACGAAGACTGGTTTTGATTaactctatcctcaatactctACATAATTATTGGGCCTCCATATTTCTGATTCCTAAAATGATTATCAGGAGGATTGTGGCTATTTGCAGAAATTATCTATGGGATGGAGGCACAGAGTACCAGAGGGCTCCTTTTGTGTCTTGGTCTACTGTATGCTGCAGTAAGAAATCTGGTGGTTTGGGTGTGAAAGATGCTGAATGTTGGAATATTGCTACTGTTGGGAAGCTTGTAAATTGGATCTACACTAAGGCAGATAGACTGTGGGTTCAATGG GGTCAACACCCACCTGTGTCTTGGTATTCTGATGTTTGGGATAGATGGAATATCCCTAAGCATGCCTTCATAGCTTGGTTGATTTATCATAAGGCGCTCAATACTCGTGAAAAATTACATGCTCATGGGATTTCTGATTCTAAGGACTGTGTGCTGTGTGAGGAGGGCATTGAAACACATGCCCATCTGTTTGAAGATTGTTTATATAGTAAGTGCATTATGGGACAGATTGAGAACTGGCTGCAACTGAACTTGGTTCCTGCAAGGAGGTGCTCTAAGTTGCAGCAACAGGTGTGCAGAATGGCAAAGCTGGCCTGCTGGTATACCATTTGGATGGAGAGGAACAACTGCCGACTGAATATGCAGCTTACATTGCCTAGGAATATTGTGAGAGATTTGAAGAGGCTGATTCATGCTAGAATCAGTCAACTGCTTCCACGTTTTGTTACTAGCCAAGATCAGCTATGGCTCTCTAGTTTAGATATTTTAACTTAG